From one Desmodus rotundus isolate HL8 chromosome X, HLdesRot8A.1, whole genome shotgun sequence genomic stretch:
- the LOC112313253 gene encoding polyadenylate-binding protein 1-like gives MNPSGSDYHTTSLYIGDLHPEVTESMLYNKFSPAGPILSIRVCREATTGQSLGYGYVNFCRVEDAQCALNKMNFDVINGKPIRIMWCQRDPSLRKSGVGNVFVNHLDESIDHKVLYDMFSAFGNILSCKVICDEHGSKGHGFVHFEKQESAQKAIENMNGKLIHNRKIYVGQYKSPNQREVERRDRAKEFTNVYIKNFGESMTDERLEDVFGKFGPVLSVKVMTDESGKSKGFGFVRFQYHEDAQKAVDEMDGKELDDTTIYVSRAQRKKERQKELQQKLDEMKQNKLTQDQSVNLYVKNLADDIDDERLSKEFSPFGTVTRAKVMMKDGRTKGFGFVGFSSREEATKAVAEMNGRILSSKPLYVSFAQYKEERQAHLNAYYLQTMPTVTAMPNLEINPCQAAPPDSLMPAVPQTEDWAAYCPPGQPTQLTPSPYYVDQGARPHPVQNMPSAIGPPTPSAPLSTMRPASSQLPQVVSTEPQCVATTSAATAGPPPAAAAASATTAARTILRYEYTEGVCNPRQLNTQPQATTKQPAVRVQNEKSLIASRLASAPPQQQKQILGQWLFPLIQAMQPTLANKITGMVLEMDNSELLHMLESPESLRSKVDEAVAVLEACQAQGAIRKVLTMPPWF, from the coding sequence ATGAACCCCAGCGGCTCCGACTACCACACGACCTCGCTGTACATAGGAGACCTACACCCAGAGGTGACTGAGTCCATGCTCTACAACAAGTTCAGCCCAGCTGGGCCCATCCTCTCCATCCGGGTCTGCAGAGAAGCCACCACCGGCCAGTCCTTGGGCTACGGGTATGTGAACTTTTGTCGGGTGGAGGATGCGCAGTGTGCTTTGAACAAAATGAATTTTGATGTTATAAATGGCAAGCCAATTCGCATCATGTGGTGTCAACGTGACCCATCACTTCGCAAAAGTGGCGTGGGCAACGTATTCGTTAATCATTTAGACGAATCCATTGATCATAAAGTACTGTACGATATGTTTTCTGCTTTTGGCAACATCCTTTCATGTAAGGTGATTTGTGATGAACATGGTTCCAAGGGTCATGGATTTGTACATTTTGAGAAACAGGAATCAGCTCAAAAAGCTATTGAAAACATGAATGGCAAGCTTATACATAATCGCAAAATATACGTTGGGCAATATAAGTCCCCTAACCAACGAGAGGTAGAGCGCAGAGATAGGGCAAAAGAGTTCACCAATGTTTACATCAAAAATTTTGGGGAGAGCATGACTGATGAGCGCCTTGAGGATGTCTTTGGCAAGTTTGGGCCTGTCTTAAGTGTCAAAGTAATGACTGATGAAAGTGGGAAATCCAAAGGTTTTGGATTTGTACGGTTCCAATACCATGAAGATGCACAGAAAGCTGTGGATGAGATGGATGGAAAAGAGCTCGATGATACAACAATTTACGTTTCCCGAGctcagagaaaaaaggaaaggcagaaagaacTTCAGCAGAAATTAGATGAGATGAAGCAAAATAAACTCACCCAAGACCAGAGTGTTAACCTTTATGTGAAAAATCTTGCTGATGATATTGATGATGAACGTCTCTCTAAAGAGTTCTCTCCATTCGGTACAGTCACTAGAGCAAAGGTTATGATGAAGGATGGTCGAACAAAAGGTTTTGGTTTTGTAGGTTTCTCTTCCCGAGAAGAAGCCACTAAAGCAGTAGCAGAAATGAATGGTAGAATTTTGTCCTCCAAGCCACTGTATGTATCTTTTGCTCAGTACAAAGAAGAACGCCAAGCTCACCTCAATGCCTACTATTTGCAGACAATGCCAACTGTGACAGCTATGCCCAACTTAGAAATCAACCCCTGCCAGGCAGCACCTCCAGATTCCTTGATGCCAGCTGTCCCACAGACTGAGGACTGGGCTGCATACTGTCCTCCCGGCCAACCTACTCAACTAACACCAAGTCCTTACTACGTCGATCAGGGTGCCAGACCTCATCCAGTCCAAAATATGCCCAGTGCTATTGGCCCACCCACTCCTAGTGCACCATTAAGTACCATGAGACCAGCTTCTTCACAACTTCCACAAGTTGTCTCAACAGAGCCACAGTGTGTTGCTACCACATCAGCAGCGACAGCGGGTCCAcctcctgcagctgctgctgcttcagcTACTACTGCTGCCCGCACCATTCTACGGTATGAATATACTGAAGGAGTCTGCAACCCTCGACAACTCAATACGCAGCCACAAGCTACCACTAAGCAGCCTGCTGTTCGTGTACAAAATGAGAAATCTTTGATTGCTTCCAGGTTGGCATCTGCCCCTCCTCAACAGCAAAAGCAAATTTTGGGCCAATGGCTGTTTCCTCTAATTCAAGCCATGCAACCTACTCTTGCTAATAAAATTACTGGCATGGTGTTGGAGATGGATAATTCAGAACTTCTTCATATGCTTGAGTCTCCGGAGTCTCTCCGTTCTAAAGTTGATGAAGCTGTAGCTGTACTAGAAGCCTGCCAGGCTCAAGGGGCTATCAGAAAGGTATTAACAATGCCACCAtggttctaa